A genomic region of Desulfosarcina ovata subsp. ovata contains the following coding sequences:
- the hisG gene encoding ATP phosphoribosyltransferase has product MTMPLKLGIPKGSLQNATFALFKRSGWTINVNDRSYFPEINDESIECAICRAQEMSRYVENGTLDAGLTGKDWIAENDSDVHVAEDLIYSKVSARPARWVLAVPYDSPIKTLEDLEGKKIATELVQFTKRYFESRNISVKVAFSWGATEAKVVSGLADAIVEVTETGSTIKAHGLRIIHELMQTNTQLIVNRSAWEDPQKREKVEQIALLLKGALLGEKLVGIKMNVPQEKLAQVVDLLPSLNAPTVASLYQSDWFSVETVVGTNVVRDLIPELLKQGAEGIIEYPLNKVI; this is encoded by the coding sequence ATGACCATGCCGCTGAAGTTGGGTATTCCCAAAGGAAGTTTGCAGAACGCCACGTTTGCGTTGTTCAAACGGTCCGGTTGGACCATCAATGTTAATGATCGCAGTTATTTTCCGGAAATTAACGACGAGTCCATCGAGTGTGCCATCTGCCGTGCCCAGGAAATGTCCCGCTATGTGGAAAACGGAACCCTGGATGCCGGACTTACCGGAAAAGACTGGATTGCCGAAAATGATTCCGATGTGCATGTGGCCGAAGACCTGATCTATTCCAAGGTCAGCGCCCGTCCGGCCCGCTGGGTGCTGGCGGTCCCTTATGATTCACCGATCAAAACCCTTGAAGATTTGGAGGGCAAAAAGATCGCCACCGAACTGGTGCAATTCACCAAGCGCTATTTCGAGAGCCGCAATATCTCCGTCAAAGTGGCGTTTTCCTGGGGGGCCACGGAAGCCAAGGTGGTCTCCGGCCTGGCCGATGCCATTGTCGAGGTGACCGAAACCGGCAGCACCATCAAGGCCCACGGCCTGCGCATTATCCACGAACTCATGCAGACCAACACCCAGCTGATCGTTAATCGAAGCGCCTGGGAAGATCCGCAGAAGCGCGAAAAGGTCGAACAGATCGCCCTTTTGCTCAAAGGCGCCCTGCTGGGAGAAAAACTGGTCGGGATCAAGATGAACGTGCCGCAAGAAAAGCTGGCCCAGGTGGTCGATCTGCTGCCCAGTCTCAACGCTCCCACCGTCGCCTCCCTGTACCAGTCGGATTGGTTTTCCGTGGAGACGGTCGTGGGCACCAACGTAGTCCGGGACCTGATTCCCGAA
- the hisI gene encoding phosphoribosyl-AMP cyclohydrolase translates to MIELDFEKMGGLVPAIAQDVETGDVLMLAFMNRAAWEETLKTGRATYYSRSRDTLWVKGLTSGHIQNVKEIRVDCDNDTVLLKVEQVGGAACHTGYASCFYQKVDNGSLVTVGEPVFDPKEVYKE, encoded by the coding sequence ATGATTGAACTCGATTTTGAAAAAATGGGCGGCCTGGTTCCGGCCATTGCCCAGGATGTTGAAACCGGTGATGTCCTGATGTTGGCGTTTATGAACCGGGCGGCTTGGGAAGAGACGCTGAAAACCGGACGGGCCACCTATTACAGCCGGAGCCGTGACACCCTGTGGGTCAAGGGACTGACATCCGGCCATATCCAAAACGTAAAGGAGATCCGGGTGGACTGCGACAACGACACCGTGCTGCTTAAAGTGGAACAGGTGGGCGGGGCGGCCTGTCATACCGGATATGCCAGTTGCTTCTATCAAAAAGTGGACAACGGGTCGCTGGTGACTGTCGGCGAGCCCGTTTTTGATCCCAAGGAGGTTTATAAAGAATGA